Proteins encoded by one window of Amaranthus tricolor cultivar Red isolate AtriRed21 chromosome 4, ASM2621246v1, whole genome shotgun sequence:
- the LOC130809911 gene encoding leucine-rich repeat receptor-like tyrosine-protein kinase PXC3 yields the protein MKKNTLNFFVILLFMLLNSVSSQLSATQKTSMINLFQLLSKQVKPLWNWNIETNPCKWTGVECSNAGVTKLVLSNLALRNPSFLHTACQIDSLETLDVSKNLLNTIPDDFFAGCGQISVLKSVNFSWNRVSGALPSFQNGFTSLETLDLSQNWLSGEITHQLNALMGLKSLNLGSNQLTGTIPINLGKLKGLEQLQLSNNKFQGTIPEDLADFGNLTSLDLGLNLLHGSIPFRIMKLPKLEVLVVSANNLSGEVPKNFSRSLQRFAANLNTFHGGIPSGISKFLRNLDLSYNNLNGTIPDDLLSQPNLQTVDISHNSLVGNIPENLSSSLIRLRLGSNFLQGSILRINFGALINMVYLELEDNGLTGTVPPALGSCQKLSLLNLAGNNFSGALPTELGKLKQLQVLSLQSNNFLGNIPSEITRLSNLITLNISRNSLSGQIHPSISGLTKLQYLHLQENNFSGSIPESIGDMIYLIELQLGKNHLSGKIPPMPKNLQYSLNLSNNHFEGPIPELSFSMMNELEILDLSHNSFSGEIPRFNGMESLTLLLLNDNNLSGVVPRFGKNVRFNVTGNLGVVFPPPDSPNTNEPSHRKLSVPVKVVILVGAAIFSGMISFLAIFFSRRILCKVHDIEIQPEQPDSPLSQAVESRFLRTNAIHKSNIDFSTAMEAVSNPLNLVMTTKFSTYYKAVMPSGVSYFVKKLNCTDRIFQPSNHGSFGQELEALGKVSSSNVMTPLAYILAADNAYLIYEMAVKGTLFEILHRSSGNPLDWASRCSIAVGVAQGLASLHRCSSGPILLFDLSSKTIMLKALKEPLIGDIELCKVINPCKSNSSHSAVAGSIGYVPPEYAYTMRVTLAGNVYSFGVILLELLTGRQAVSEGTELAKWIMKNAAQPQKWDQILDFRISRTTSSVRSQMLAVLKIALACINSSSEARPKMKSVLRMLLNAR from the exons atgaaaaaaaataccttaaactTCTTTGTGATACTCCTTTTCATGTTGTTAAATTCTGTATCTTCTCAACTGTCTGCAACACAAAAAACATCCATGATCAACCTCTTTCAGCTACTTTCCAAACAAGTTAAGCCCTTGTGGAACTGGAACATCGAAACAAACCCGTGTAAATGGACTGGTGTCGAGTGCAGCAATGCCGGAGTCACAAAACTCGTACTGTCCAACTTAGCACTAAGAAATCCCAGTTTCTTGCATACTGCATGCCAAATTGACTCCTTGGAAACTCTTGATGTGTCTAAAAACCTTCTGAACACTATCCCAGATGATTTCTTTGCGGGTTGTGGCCAAATTTCGGTGCTGAAATCGGTGAATTTCAGCTGGAACAGAGTTTCTGGTGCTCTCCCTTCTTTTCAGAATGGTTTTACCAGTTTGGAAACTCTAGACTTGTCTCAAAACTGGCTAAGCGGAGAGATTACACACCAATTGAATGCTTTGATGGGTCTCAAAAGCTTGAATCTTGGCTCGAATCAGTTAACTGGGACTATTCCGATCAATTTGGGGAAATTAAAGGGGTTAGAGCAACTCCAATTATCAAACAACAAATTCCAAGGTACAATACCAGAAGATCTTGCTGATTTCGGGAACTTAACAAGTCTCGATCTTGGTTTGAATCTGTTACATGGAAGCATTCCTTTTAGAATCATGAAGCTTCCTAAACTGGAAGTCCTAGTGGTATCTGCAAATAATCTAAGTGGTGAAGTCCCCAAAAACTTTTCCAGATCATTACAGAGATTTGCAGCAAATTTGAACACTTTTCATGGTGGAATACCATCTGGGATATCGAAGTTTTTGAGGAATTTGGACCTGAGTTACAATAACTTAAATGGGACGATACCAGACGATTTACTCTCACAACCAAACTTGCAGACAGTTGATATCTCACACAATAGTTTGGTAGGAAACATACCTGAAAATCTTTCGTCGAGTTTGATTAGGCTAAGATTGGGCAGCAATTTTCTGCAGGGATCAATTTTGCGTATTAATTTCGGTGCCCTTATAAACATGGTCTACTTAGAACTGGAGGACAACGGCTTGACTGGAACAGTTCCGCCTGCACTTGGTTCTTGCCAGAAATTGAGCTTATTAAACTTGGCAGGCAACAATTTCTCCGGTGCACTGCCGACAGAGTTGGGTAAGCTGAAGCAGCTTCAAGTTTTGAGTCTTCAGTCCAACAACTTTTTGGGCAACATTCCTAGTGAAATCACCCGGCTATCGAATCTGATAACCCTGAATATCAGCCGGAATTCATTAAGCGGTCAGATCCATCCTTCTATCTCGGGTTTGACAAAACTTCAGTACCTGCATTTGCAAGAAAACAATTTTAGTGGTTCAATACCCGAAAGCATTGGTGACATGATTTACCTGATTGAGCTTCAGCTCGGAAAGAATCATCTCAGTGGAAAGATTCCTCCGATGCCTAAAAACTTGCAGTATTCACTGAACCTCAGTAACAATCATTTTGAAGGGCCAATCCCAGAATTATCATTTtctatgatgaatgaacttGAGATTTTGGATCTATCTCACAACAGTTTTTCTGGTGAGATTCCGAGATTCAATGGTATGGAAAGCTTAACATTATTGTTACTCAATGATAACAATCTCTCCGGAGTTGTTCCTCGTTTTGGTAAGAATGTGAGGTTCAATGTCACAGGAAATTTAGGAGTTGTATTTCCACCTCCAGACAGTCCAAACACCAATGAACCTAGCCACAGGAAATTATCAGTTCCTGTCAAAGTTGTGATTTTGGTTGGTGCGGCTATCTTTAGTGGGATGATTTCATTCCTTGCGATTTTCTTTTCTAGACGGATACTCTGTAAGGTTCATGATATCGAAATTCAGCCAGAGCAACCAGATTCTCCCCTCTCACAGGCAGTAGAAAGTCGCTTCTTGAGAACGAACGCCATTCATAAATCAAATATTGATTTTAGCACAGCCATGGAAGCAGTATCAAACCCGCTAAACCTTGTCATGACGACCAAATTCTCGACCTACTACAAAGCAGTCATGCCCTCGGGAGTCAGCTACTTTGTCAAGAAACTCAACTGCACTGACCGGATTTTCCAACCGAGCAACCACGGAAGTTTTGGGCAGGAGCTAGAGGCTTTAGGGAAGGTGAGCAGCTCAAACGTCATGACTCCTTTAGCCTACATCCTGGCCGCAGACAATGCTTATCTCATCTACGAAATGGCAGTAAAAGGTACTTTGTTTGAAATTCTCCATAGAAGTTCCGGGAATCCTTTAGATTGGGCGAGTAGGTGTAGTATAGCGGTCGGAGTAGCTCAAGGTCTGGCTTCTCTTCATAGATGCTCATCTGGTCCTATACTGCTTTTTGATCTCAGCAGCAAAACAATAATGCTCAAGGCATTAAAAGAGCCACTGATTGGTGATATTGAACTTTGTAAAGTGATTAACCCCTGTAAGAGCAATAGCAGCCACTCAGCGGTGGCCGGTTCCATTGGTTATGTTCCACCAG AATATGCTTACACAATGCGAGTGACACTGGCGGGAAACGTTTACAGTTTTGGGGTGATTCTTCTAGAACTTCTAACAGGAAGGCAAGCAGTTAGCGAGGGTACTGAATTGGCTAAGTGGATTATGAAAAACGCAGCACAGCCACAAAAATGGGATCAGATTCTCGATTTCAGAATCAGTCGGACAACTTCATCTGTCAGAAGCCAGATGCTAGCAGTGCTCAAAATTGCTCTGGCGTGCATTAACAGTTCGTCAGAGGCAAGGCCAAAGATGAAGAGTGTGCTAAGGATGCTCTTAAATGCAAGATGA